The following proteins come from a genomic window of Candidatus Bathyarchaeota archaeon:
- the fdhD gene encoding formate dehydrogenase accessory sulfurtransferase FdhD — protein MISTFKTIVKKLDLNKGLAEDVLDEVAVEIPLKLYINGEAYATLMVTPNQLKELTIGFLISEGVIKSIDEIKEFKIENSFIKVELRKKEKLSLPNKVILTACTSSEEFLNQILNFEKPIVESNYVIKASKISEMLEECIKKAEIYKATGATHFAGIFQNEELKAFSEDVGRHNAVDKAIGLAILKNVELQKTVLISSGRQPADIVLKVAKAGIPILASMRAPLMSGVNAARILGVTLIGFARKLRMNIYSFPERILLG, from the coding sequence AATAAAGGATTAGCTGAAGATGTTTTAGATGAAGTAGCTGTTGAAATACCGTTAAAACTCTATATAAACGGGGAAGCTTACGCAACATTAATGGTTACGCCAAATCAATTAAAGGAGTTAACAATAGGCTTTTTAATTAGTGAAGGAGTAATAAAAAGCATAGATGAAATTAAAGAGTTTAAAATTGAGAATTCATTTATTAAAGTAGAATTAAGAAAAAAGGAAAAATTATCATTACCAAATAAAGTTATATTAACAGCTTGCACTTCAAGTGAAGAATTTTTAAATCAAATATTGAATTTTGAAAAACCAATTGTAGAATCTAATTATGTTATTAAAGCTTCTAAAATTTCAGAAATGCTTGAAGAATGCATTAAAAAAGCTGAAATATATAAAGCTACAGGAGCAACCCATTTTGCTGGAATATTTCAAAATGAAGAATTAAAAGCTTTTTCTGAAGATGTTGGGCGTCATAATGCTGTAGATAAAGCTATAGGTTTAGCAATTTTAAAAAATGTTGAACTTCAAAAAACTGTTTTAATATCTTCTGGACGGCAACCTGCAGATATAGTTTTAAAAGTTGCTAAAGCAGGAATACCGATTTTAGCATCTATGAGAGCTCCATTAATGTCTGGAGTTAATGCTGCTAGAATTCTCGGTGTAACATTAATTGGTTTCGCTAGAAAATTAAGGATGAATATTTATTCTTTTCCAGAAAGAATATTACTAGGTTAA
- a CDS encoding phosphoglycolate phosphatase has translation MKALALDIDGTITNQKGMLDLKAIEIIRKLEESGILVFLITGRNFCVTSAITKYLGTCGLAAAENGGIIWDGKKKILLGVKEKAEEGLKALTTKFREKIIVVNSPYRETDILVKRTFDLNEANEFLIKNKVQAHMLDSGIVYHIVDNSVDKGKALRKLADVAGINIKDTIAIGDNLNDIEMLKEAGFGIAVANAPKALKDEADYICRKEYAEGFKEAISLIFKF, from the coding sequence ATTAAAGCTTTAGCTTTAGATATTGATGGAACAATTACAAATCAAAAAGGAATGCTTGATTTAAAAGCTATAGAAATTATAAGAAAACTTGAGGAAAGTGGAATTTTAGTTTTTTTAATAACTGGAAGAAATTTCTGCGTTACAAGTGCTATAACAAAATATTTAGGAACATGCGGTTTAGCAGCTGCTGAAAACGGTGGAATAATATGGGATGGGAAGAAAAAAATTCTCTTAGGTGTTAAAGAAAAAGCTGAAGAAGGATTAAAAGCTTTAACAACAAAGTTTAGAGAAAAAATCATTGTTGTAAATTCCCCATATAGAGAAACAGACATACTTGTAAAAAGAACTTTTGACTTAAATGAAGCAAACGAATTTTTGATAAAGAATAAAGTCCAAGCTCATATGTTAGATAGTGGCATAGTATATCATATAGTTGATAACTCTGTAGATAAAGGAAAAGCTTTAAGAAAACTAGCTGACGTAGCGGGAATAAATATAAAGGATACTATAGCTATAGGAGATAATTTAAACGATATAGAAATGTTAAAAGAAGCGGGATTTGGAATAGCTGTTGCTAATGCTCCAAAAGCATTAAAAGACGAAGCAGATTATATATGTAGAAAAGAGTATGCAGAAGGTTTTAAAGAAGCTATATCACTAATTTTTAAATTTTAA
- a CDS encoding DUF89 family protein, with translation MRIKPECIQCLIQRGLIEIQKATEDYEKRLKTAIKLAKVLAKHLNEEANPSDLGALREKIIKRETGNTDIYKREKKLSNVTALKILSILETNISRLNNEFLKFKKACFYSALANNIEFDIPEHSFSINDLTKFFENGKVAIDESKEIYDLINSADKVSLFVDNAGEIIIDKLLAKQIKSLGVKLNTVVKAYPIMNDATVEDLDEANLTKLSDEILIVKLNCIGFPLSKLPVKIKDEILSSDLIIAKGMAHYEVLTEEKLSIPVAYLLVAKCFPVAENLNVKRGEAVIKLFKP, from the coding sequence TTGCGAATTAAACCTGAATGCATTCAATGTTTAATTCAAAGAGGTTTAATAGAGATTCAAAAAGCTACAGAAGATTACGAAAAAAGGCTTAAAACAGCTATTAAACTCGCTAAGGTTTTAGCTAAACATTTAAATGAAGAAGCTAATCCAAGTGATTTAGGAGCTTTAAGAGAAAAAATTATTAAGCGTGAAACTGGAAATACAGATATTTATAAACGGGAAAAAAAGCTTTCAAATGTTACAGCATTAAAAATTTTATCAATTCTTGAAACGAATATTTCTAGACTTAATAATGAATTTTTAAAGTTTAAAAAAGCTTGTTTTTATTCTGCTTTAGCTAACAATATAGAATTTGATATTCCAGAGCATTCATTTTCCATAAATGATTTAACAAAATTTTTTGAAAATGGGAAAGTAGCAATTGATGAAAGCAAAGAGATTTATGATTTAATTAACTCAGCTGATAAAGTTTCTTTATTTGTGGATAATGCTGGAGAAATCATTATAGATAAGCTTTTAGCTAAACAAATTAAAAGTTTAGGAGTTAAATTGAATACTGTGGTTAAAGCTTATCCAATTATGAATGATGCTACTGTAGAAGATTTAGATGAAGCGAATTTAACTAAACTTTCAGATGAAATCCTGATTGTAAAATTGAATTGTATAGGTTTTCCCTTAAGTAAATTACCTGTAAAAATTAAGGATGAAATATTAAGTTCAGATTTAATAATTGCTAAAGGTATGGCTCATTATGAAGTTTTAACTGAAGAAAAATTAAGTATTCCTGTAGCTTATCTTTTAGTAGCTAAATGTTTTCCAGTTGCTGAAAACTTAAACGTGAAAAGGGGTGAAGCAGTAATCAAATTGTTTAAACCTTAA
- the tpiA gene encoding triose-phosphate isomerase, giving the protein MNLKKVSTPFILVNFKAYNEATGEKAFNLAKIAEKISKETGVCIGVAPQLIDLRKIAVNVEVPVFAQHVDPFKPGAYTGYVTAEAIKDAGAAGSLINHSEKKIKLSEIDEAISRLKELKMISVVCADTEKASAAVAALNPDIVAIEPPELIGSGIAVSKAKPEIVRNTVALIEKVNPKVIVLCGAGITKGEDVSAALKLGAKGVLVASGVVKAKNQEEALFDLAEAARKIE; this is encoded by the coding sequence TTGAATTTAAAAAAAGTTTCTACGCCCTTTATTTTGGTTAATTTTAAGGCGTATAATGAAGCTACTGGCGAAAAAGCTTTTAACCTCGCTAAAATAGCTGAAAAAATTTCCAAGGAAACTGGAGTTTGTATAGGTGTTGCTCCTCAATTAATTGATTTACGCAAAATAGCTGTAAATGTTGAAGTTCCAGTTTTTGCTCAACATGTTGATCCATTTAAACCTGGTGCTTACACAGGCTACGTTACAGCGGAAGCTATAAAAGATGCGGGTGCTGCTGGAAGTTTGATAAATCACTCTGAGAAAAAAATAAAACTATCTGAAATAGATGAAGCAATAAGTAGGCTTAAAGAGTTGAAAATGATTTCAGTTGTTTGTGCTGATACTGAAAAGGCTAGCGCTGCAGTTGCTGCATTAAATCCTGACATAGTTGCTATTGAACCGCCTGAACTTATAGGTTCTGGAATAGCTGTTTCTAAGGCTAAACCTGAGATAGTTAGAAATACTGTAGCGCTTATAGAAAAAGTTAATCCTAAAGTTATTGTTTTATGTGGAGCTGGAATAACTAAGGGTGAAGATGTTTCAGCTGCCTTAAAGCTTGGTGCTAAAGGAGTTTTGGTTGCTAGCGGAGTTGTTAAAGCTAAAAATCAAGAGGAAGCTTTATTTGATTTAGCTGAAGCAGCTAGAAAAATTGAATAA
- a CDS encoding fructose 1,6-bisphosphatase, which translates to MSEKKLTISLIKADVGSVAGHHIVKEEQKELAREILEEAKKKNLLIDYYVFNCGDDLELLMTHNYGEGNSKIHELAWNTFKEVTEKVSKKFKLYAAGQDLLTEAFSGNIKGMGPGVAEMEIIERQSEPIVVFAADKTEPGAFNFPLFKIFADPTSTAGLVIDPSMHEGFTFRVMDVIEHKTVDLQCPAEMYDLLGLIGTTSRYVIERVFRTKDKLLAAVSSTTRLSLIAGKYVGKDDPCMIVRCQHGLPAVGEVLVPFGLPHLVAGFMRGSHIGPLMPVGLKDAKCTLFDGPPRVVALGFNISDGQLIGVKGNEPADLFADVAFDRARAIANEVTDYIRRHGEFMPARLGPEEMEYTTLPKILEKLKDRFMKAG; encoded by the coding sequence ATGAGTGAAAAAAAACTAACTATTAGCTTAATTAAAGCTGACGTAGGTTCAGTTGCAGGGCATCACATTGTTAAAGAAGAACAAAAAGAGTTAGCTAGAGAAATTTTAGAGGAGGCTAAAAAGAAAAATCTTTTAATTGATTATTATGTTTTTAATTGCGGAGACGACCTTGAACTTTTAATGACACATAACTATGGAGAAGGAAACTCTAAAATTCATGAGTTAGCTTGGAACACTTTTAAAGAAGTTACAGAAAAGGTATCTAAAAAATTTAAGTTGTATGCTGCTGGTCAAGATTTATTAACTGAAGCATTCAGCGGAAACATTAAAGGTATGGGACCTGGTGTAGCTGAAATGGAAATTATTGAAAGACAAAGCGAACCAATCGTTGTTTTTGCTGCTGATAAAACTGAACCTGGAGCATTTAATTTTCCTTTATTTAAGATTTTTGCTGATCCCACTTCAACTGCAGGTTTAGTAATAGATCCATCAATGCATGAAGGTTTCACCTTTAGAGTAATGGATGTAATTGAGCATAAAACTGTAGATTTGCAATGTCCAGCTGAAATGTATGATCTACTTGGGTTAATTGGAACAACAAGTCGCTACGTAATTGAAAGGGTATTTAGAACAAAAGATAAATTATTAGCAGCTGTTTCAAGCACAACTAGGTTAAGTTTAATAGCAGGTAAATACGTTGGAAAAGACGATCCATGCATGATTGTTAGATGTCAACATGGTTTACCTGCTGTTGGAGAGGTTTTAGTTCCATTTGGGTTACCACATTTAGTGGCAGGTTTTATGAGAGGTTCCCATATAGGTCCATTAATGCCTGTAGGCTTAAAAGATGCTAAATGCACGCTTTTTGATGGTCCACCAAGAGTGGTAGCTTTAGGATTTAATATTTCAGATGGTCAATTAATAGGGGTTAAAGGAAATGAACCTGCAGATTTATTTGCGGATGTAGCATTTGATAGAGCAAGAGCAATAGCTAATGAAGTAACTGATTATATAAGACGCCATGGCGAATTTATGCCTGCTAGATTAGGACCTGAAGAAATGGAGTATACAACGCTTCCAAAAATTTTAGAAAAATTAAAAGATAGATTTATGAAAGCTGGTTAA
- a CDS encoding heptaprenylglyceryl phosphate synthase — MNLDFSSWKHVTKLDPDKENTKEVIQTVIESGTDAIMVSGTQRITKRKVVKLINMLKGCGKPIVLEPVKAEAVVFNNVDYIFVPSVINSRDKWWIIEAHVNWILKIKKKNIPWEKIVPEAYIVLNPKSAVAKVTKAVTNLSLNQIVSYAIFADRFVNFPILYIEYSGVYGDPKVVKTVKEELKQAKLFYGGGINNKERAEKMAKYATIVVGNIVYEDLNKFKETII, encoded by the coding sequence TTGAATTTAGATTTTTCAAGTTGGAAACATGTAACTAAATTAGATCCAGATAAAGAAAATACTAAAGAAGTTATTCAAACTGTTATAGAGAGTGGAACAGACGCGATAATGGTTAGCGGGACTCAAAGAATAACTAAAAGAAAAGTTGTTAAATTGATTAATATGCTTAAAGGTTGTGGTAAACCGATAGTTTTAGAGCCTGTAAAGGCTGAAGCAGTAGTTTTTAATAATGTGGATTATATTTTTGTTCCTTCAGTAATAAATTCTAGAGATAAATGGTGGATTATTGAAGCGCATGTAAACTGGATTTTAAAAATTAAGAAAAAGAATATTCCATGGGAAAAAATTGTTCCTGAAGCGTATATAGTTTTAAATCCTAAATCTGCTGTAGCTAAAGTAACGAAAGCTGTAACGAATTTATCTTTAAATCAAATTGTTTCTTACGCGATTTTTGCAGATAGATTTGTAAATTTCCCAATTTTATATATAGAATATAGTGGGGTTTATGGGGATCCAAAAGTGGTTAAAACTGTTAAAGAAGAATTAAAGCAAGCTAAATTATTTTATGGTGGAGGAATAAACAATAAAGAGAGAGCTGAAAAAATGGCTAAATACGCTACAATAGTTGTTGGAAACATAGTTTATGAAGATTTAAACAAATTTAAAGAAACAATTATTTAA
- a CDS encoding glycerophosphodiester phosphodiesterase, producing MKSFIEKLNSKERVIIAHRGASGYAPENTLASFLKAIELNADAIECDVHLTKDGVPIVIHDEELSRTTNWKGYIKDYYLIELKSLSAGYKSRFGNQFESEKIPTLKEVFEVCKNKVGVVIEIKNGPFFYDRIEEKIIELIKEFNMEDWVIISAFDHQTVKKIKKLNRRLVTAIIFSGCPVKPTLDALLAYADGLHLEWCYLKQNVIEEAEKDNLFINVWTVNNEENIKKMLLMNVNGVITDYPDLGVKVRREMNF from the coding sequence ATGAAGAGTTTTATTGAAAAGTTAAATTCAAAAGAGAGAGTAATCATTGCGCATAGAGGGGCTAGTGGTTATGCACCTGAAAACACTTTAGCAAGTTTTCTTAAAGCTATAGAGTTAAATGCGGATGCTATTGAATGCGATGTTCACTTAACTAAAGATGGCGTTCCAATAGTTATTCATGATGAAGAATTAAGTAGAACAACCAATTGGAAAGGTTATATAAAAGATTATTACCTAATAGAATTAAAAAGTTTAAGTGCAGGTTATAAAAGTCGCTTTGGCAATCAATTTGAGAGTGAAAAAATACCTACTTTAAAGGAAGTTTTTGAAGTTTGCAAAAATAAGGTTGGAGTTGTAATTGAAATAAAAAATGGGCCATTCTTCTACGATAGAATAGAAGAAAAAATTATAGAGTTAATTAAGGAATTTAATATGGAAGATTGGGTTATAATTTCAGCTTTCGATCATCAAACAGTTAAAAAAATTAAAAAGTTAAATAGAAGGTTGGTTACAGCTATAATTTTTTCAGGATGCCCTGTTAAACCAACTTTAGATGCTTTACTTGCTTATGCAGATGGATTGCATTTAGAATGGTGCTATTTAAAACAAAATGTAATTGAAGAAGCGGAAAAAGATAATTTATTTATTAATGTTTGGACAGTAAATAATGAAGAAAACATTAAGAAAATGCTTCTTATGAATGTAAATGGCGTAATTACTGATTATCCGGATTTAGGAGTTAAAGTTAGGCGGGAGATGAATTTTTGA